The bacterium nucleotide sequence AAAAAGCACCAAGCTTGTCTCAATAAAGACAAAGAGTGCCCTTTGACAGTAAAACAAATGTCCTTCCATTGTTCACCTCACAGCATTAGTAACAGCGAATAGACAGCGGCTCCCAACGCAAATGGTGCGAGTCTGCCTTCACCTGACCTGGGAAGTTCATCCCTTATGCCGTTGATAGTCACTCCTCCAGATACAAAACCTACCATTGCTCCGACAACTTGCTCAGGCAGAGATATCGTCAGGCCGCATACCCAGCCGACAAATACTGATGTCATCAGGAGCCACCGACCCTGGTGATCATAAAGGCTTCCATACTCATTTCTGAGAGTGTGATCGTATACGAGCAAATGGAAAGCCATAGCAAGTGTGTAGAAGAAGAGAGAACGCGGGCTTTTATTCCAGTCGACAAGCAGGTAACTAATTAGCGCAACATTGAGCGCCATTGCTATTATGTGCAGCCGGTAAGCCAGGTTGCCGCCATGGTGCGTACGGTCTGTTTTGTGCTCTGCGGTTCTGGAAGAAACCGCCATAGTGTATAGGCCAAAAAAAAAGATAAATCCGACCAGTGCTGCCAGGTAGACGTGGACTTCCGAGAAGAATGCACTTCTGCCGGTTGCTTCGGCATATGCTGCCTGCTGTTCGCTAAGCTCAGGAAGAATGTGAACGAAGATATAAGCTATGGATGCGCCCGATGCTGCGGAGATCCACCTGCGTCTATGCCTGAACTGACCGACCTGGATCAGCCAGCCATAGGCAAACGGCAAACAGAGAATGAGAGCGCTGATAAGTAAATATAAGGCTTCCATCAATGTATGATTGCCGGAGAAATGATAACTGAAACTTGCAGCGTGTGGTGTGAGGTCAGAGATGAGGATATTTACGTGTCAATCATTTCAATGTTACAGAAGCACCAACCCTCTTCTGGGGAACTTATCCTTCCAAAAATTATTGAGTGCCTTGGGTACTTGCCACTGTATCTCGCCAGTTGTTAATTGCAGAGTATGTGCTAGCTTTGTGTGGTGTTCGCGATCAAAACCTTTACCCCGGCTTCCTCGAGGTTTGCTTTGTCTGTTTGGGATATGCCTGGGTCTGTGATGATGGTATCTATTTCATACGGAGCGGCAAACCTTGCGAATGTACAGCGCTTGAACTTTGTGCTCTCAGTCACAAGGATTACTCTATCAGCCACTCGGATCATCGCTCTCTCCTGGCCGGATGCGTTGAGATCGGACATATAAAAGCCGTTTTGGCTGTCCGCACCATCACAGCCGATAAAAAGCGTGTTTACATGCAAATTACTCAGAATGCTATCGGTTATGGGTCCGATTAGCCCTGGGAAATCGCTGCGAAGGATTCCTCCCAATACCATTACCTGTATAGGCGAGCCATATAATTCCTGCGCCACGCACAATGAAGTTGTCGCAATTGTTAAGCCAAGACTTTTTGGCAGATGTCTTGCCACTTCAAGTGTTGTCGATCCTGAGTCAACCATAATGGTTTCACCAGGCGATACGAGGCTTGCTGCAAGCTCACCAATGGCTGATTTGGTCACTGATGCGGTGTAGTGCAGGAGTGCATTTTGAAGAAATTTAAGCTTTCCGGCTGGTGCACCGCCGCCGTGAGTCCTTTGCAGCAGTCCCCGGTTTTGAAGTCGAGCCAGGTCACGCCGTATTGTCATCTCAGAAACCGCAAAATCACGCGCCAGATCCTTTACACTGACTGAGCCGCAGTCCTGGAGCTTGTTTATTATTTCAATTTGTCTGGTGGATACGTCTGTGACAGATGAGTTCATATAATCGGACCTTGTTCGATTTACATATTTCAGTCTACATTCAATCGCGCATGCTGTCAAGTGAAATTCACGCACAAACACGTTCGACAGGATTGACAGAACACTGCTGAGGAGATATCATAATAACATAATAAACACTATACCGCACACATAACGAACATCGGGGGTTGGCCATGCATAAGAGTAATTGGGCAAAGGTGGAACCAGGCGCTGTGCCGAATATCGTATCCGAGACTATTCCAGGCAAAAAGTCATGTGAACTGAATAAGCGAGGCATGGCTCATATGATTGGATATTCAAGTCAGGTAATACTGTGCCCGGTTGTCTTCGAGAAAGGGCATGGCGTAACCTTGACGGATGTTGACGGCAACACCTATATAGACTTTTCCAGCGGCATATATGTCACTACTCTCGGCCATTGCCATCCGAAGATCAGTGAGGCTATCGCTTTTCATGCAAAGAACCTCATGAACTGCCACGATTTCAATACTCCGATAAAGGTGGCGCTGCTTGAAAAGCTGGCCGAGGTCCAGCCATGGGATTTGACGGGCATTCAGCTATATGACAGCGGTACCACGGCTGTCGAGGCCGGACTGCGAGTATGCAGAGCCGCAACAGGCAAGTCCGAGTTCATCTCATGTTTCATGGATTTCCACGGCAAAACCGGTCATGCGGTGAGCTGCGGCAAGATGAACCAGACCAACGGTGTGGGCAGAAGCCAAGGCTTCTACATGGTTCCAAGACCGTATCCATACAGGCCGATGTTCAAGAAACCCGACGGCTCCATAGACACGGACGCATATATCAATTTCTATGCGGATTTCATCGATTACGCGACCACCGGCAACATCGCGGCATTTGTGCTCGAACCTGTTCAGGGCTGGGCCGGGTCTATATTCCCGCCGGAGGATTTCTTTCCGAAACTGCGTAAGTTTTGTGATGACAGGAGCATCCTGTTGATGGCGGATGAGGTGCTGACTTCGATGGGCAGGACCGGAAAATACTTCTGCATGGAGCACTACGACACCAGGCCGGATGTCACCACTGTCGGCAAGGGTTTCGGCAATGGCTTTCCAGTGACCGGTATGCTGGTCTCCGAGCGTTACAAGGAGAGCATAAACAAGATATCCGCATCCACCAGTTACGGCGGCAACCCCATGGCATGTGCGGCTGCGTTGGCAAGTCTCGAAGTTATAGAAGAAGAAAACCTGCTTGAAAACTCGAGTATGCTCGGTGAATATTTCGACAAACGCATGCGCCAAATCAAGCAGTCACACCCCATAGTGGGCGATGTGCGCGGAAAGGGTTGCCTTTTGGGTGTGGAACTGGTCAAAGACCGCGAGACCAAGGAGCCGTTTCTTGAGGCAGGCAAGCTGGTCTACCAAAAGGCATTTCGCAAGGGGCTGGCATGGGTTCCGGCAGGCCATATTCTGCGAATGTCGCCGCCGATTGTAATGGGGATTGACATAGCCACCAAGGGGATGGATATTATAGAAGAAGCAATCGCTGAAGTAGAGAAAGAGTTTGGCTACTGATAAACGAACTTTTCTGACATTCGATATAGGCACCACGGCTCTCAAGACCGCGCTCTTTGCCGATGACGGCTCTCTGCTGGCTCTGCATGCGTCCGAATACTCGTTCAGATCGCCCAAGCCGCATTGGGCACAGCAGCATGCCGACACGTACTGGCAGGCGGCAGTCGAAGGCTCTCGCACGGTTATTGAACAGTCAGGCACCGATCCGTCGCAAATTGCGGCAATAGGGTTCAGTTCGCAGGCACAGACTTTTGTGCCGGTGGACGCAAACGGTAAGCCGTCATATGACGCAGTAGTGTGGGTTGACAAACGTGCGGATGGTATCGCCGATGAGTGGTTTTCGGACCGGCTTTCGCCTGAATATCTCAAGCGTATAAGCGGCTTTCCTGACGCGCCGCGCGACCTGTCCGTGTTCAAGATCGCATGGCTGATGCGCAATATGCCGGAAGCGCGCAAAGCAGCCGGATTCTTATGGATACCCGATTATCTGATATACAAAATGACGGGGCGTGCCGCCACAGATTCGGTCACAGCCTCGATGGGCGGCCTGTTCGATATGAGCCAAGGCGTCTGGGATGCCGGGATGCTGGATGCGGCGGGAATAGACGAGTCTCGACTGCCCGATGTGCTCGCACCCGGCTCTGTGGCGGGAGAGCTTAATGCAGAGGCTGCCGAAGCGCTCGGTGTAAGGTATGGCGTGCCGGTATGTGTCGGTGCGAACGATCAGATAGCCGGCGCTCTGGGAGCGGGCAACGTGGAGCCTGGGATAGCTACTGAGACTACGGGCACTTCACTGGCTGTGATAGTGACCACCGAACAGCCTCTGAGCGACGGAGGTTCCTGTATTGGTCGTCACCCGGCGGAGGGTCTGTATTACGCTATGCGGTTCACAAACACTTCCGCGATCATTCTAAAATGGTTTCGTGACATATGCTCGTCCGAAGAGAGCTACGAAGAGTTTCTGAGGGGGATAGTTGATATTCCCATAGGGTGCGATGGCCTGACCGTCCTGCCGCATTTCAATGGTATGGCGTCAAATCCCAACGCAAAGGGCGCGTTTATCGGTCTGACTCTCGGGCACACGCGCGATCACATATCCAGGGCGATCATGGAGTCATGCTGCTGCCTTTTGCGGGAGCTTTTGAGTGATATCGGAAGGGTGCAGAGCATACGCTCATTGGGGGGGGCGGCGAACAGCGGCGCATGGCTTCAGATGAAAGCGGACATGCTCGCTATCGAGGTCGAACGGCCAAAATGCGCGGAGGCGGCATCGCTGGGCGCGGCTATGATGGCTGCCGCTGGTATTGGCCGATTCAAGTCTATAAAAGAGGCGTCGAATGCATGGTATCGACCGTCGGAAATATTCAGGCCGAATGCAGATTTGCTTAATCGCTATAGTGAAGTATACGAGCGTTATAGCTTACTCAATAAACTGATATACGGATAGAGAGGATCGATAGTGGAGAGTTTAGGTGTCGGGGTCATCGGGTTCGGGTTTATCGGCAAGGTGCACACGTATGGGTATTTGAACATACCTCTCTTCTATAATCCCGTTCCGCTGAAGACAAGGCTTGTAGGGGTCGCTACATCCAAGGATTCCACGGCAAAGGCGGCAGCAGAACAGGGTGGTTTTGAGTTCGGCACATCCGACTGGCATGAACTTATTGAGCGTGATGACATTCAGATAATCAACATCTGCTCGCCCAACAGTCAGCACGTCGATCAACTGCTGGCTGCGATGAAAGCGGGCAAGCATATATATTGTGACAAGCCCCTCATCGTCAGTGATGAAGATGCAGGGTTCATAGCCGATGCGCTGGCTGATTATCATGCCGTCGCCCAGATCACACTGCAATACAGGTTCTATCCGGCGACCCTGCGCGCAAAGCAGATGATAGATGACGGATATCTGGGCAATATCGTCAGTTTTCGCGCGGCATATATGCATTCGGGGAGTGTGGACCCGTCAAAGCCTATGGGCTGGAAGCAGTTGAAGTCCGAAGGGGGAGGGGTGCTGCGCGACCTCGGCTCGCACATTCTTGACCTGATGGACCATTTGATCGGACCTACGACCGATATCTTCGCGCACTCGCGCATTCTATATCCCGAAAGGCCGGATGGAAGCGGACGAATGGTCTCAATTGAGGCTGAAGATCAGGCGCTGATGATTGTAAAACTCAAAAAAGGAGCCGTCGGCACTATCGAAGCCACGAAGATAGCTACAGGCGCAGAGGACGAATTGAGGTTCGAGATTCACGGAGACAAGGGTGCTCTCAGATTTAACTTGATGGACCCGAACTATCTGGACTTCTACAGTTTGGATGATCCCGAGGCTCCACTGGGCGGCGAGCGCGGCTGGCGCAGGATCGCGACTGTTCAGAAATACGAAAAACCCGCAGGCTTTCCCGGACCTAAGTTTTCGATAGGCTGGATCAGGGGTCATATGCACTGTCTGTATAGCTTTTTGGATTCGATTGCAAATGGCCGGCACGCCGAGCCGTCATTCGAGCGCGGTCTGCATCTGCATCACATGCTTTCCGCCGCAGAGAAATCGGCTGCCACATCGACCTGGCAAAAGCTGCCCGAAAGAAAAGGTGAGTCGATATGAAACGCAAGAAACCGCTGCTGGGGCTTTGCCCGATAGGCAAGTTCGTTTTCAGCCATGAAGACGCGCTCAAATATAAGGCGATCATAGAAAACAAGCTCAAGTTATGGAATGTCGATTTTGTCGGGGTTGATGATGCGATAGCCGACGGCATGGTCAGGTCACAGAACGATGTGAGGCCGGTTGTAGAATACCTGAAGCAAAAGAATATCGACGCGCTCTTTATCCCGCACTGCAATTTCGGCACCGAAGGGGCTGCGGCGGTTATTGCGCGCGACCTGAATGTGCCGACTCTGCTCTGGGGACCCAGGGATGAAGCCCCTATGCCCGACGGCAGGAGGCTACGCGACACTCTGTGCGGTATGTTTGCCACAAGCAAGGTACTGCGAAAGCTGGGGGTGAGGTTCACATACATCGAGAACTGCAGCCCGGATGATGATATATTCCGCGATGGTGTGGACAACTTTACGCGCGCGGCGAATGTGGTGCGAAAGATGAAGGGCATGCGCATCGGACAGATAGGCGGGCGCATCGACTTTTTCTGGACAACAATCATCAATGAGAGCGAGCTTTTGGAACGCTATGGTATCGAAATTTTGCCCATAGATATGGTGGACTTCATCAAGGATGTGGAGGAGCTTGCTGGCAGAGATCGAGATCGATATATCGAAGAGATCGAAAAAACCGATGGAAAAAAGCAACTGAGCTTCGACGATTTCGATTCTATCGATCAGATCATAAATATATACGCCGTGCGGGATGCTATGCTTGCGATAGCGGAAAAATATGGGCTGGATGCGATATCGGTTCAGTCGTTTATGTCTATCTGTGATGCCCTCGGGTGCATGATCGAATACTCGTGCGCTATGGTGACGGACACGGGAGTGCCTGCGGCTTGCGAATCGGATATTCACGGCGCGATCAGCTCGGTTATGCTTCAGGCCGCATCGTTTGATACGGAGCCGGTGTTTCTTGCCGACCTGACTGTCCGCCATCCTCAAAACGACAACGCCGTGCTGATATGGCACTGCAATTTCCCTGAGAGCCTAAAGCATCCCGACAAGCCTGCATCTATAGGTTCGCACTGGATCCTGCCGGGTCAGGCGCCGGGCTCATGTCACTGGGAGATGAAAGAGGGCCCGATAACCATTTTACGGTTCGACGGCGACAGGGGAGAATACGGCGCTATCTGCGGGCAGGGTCACAGCGTGGAGGGTCCGCCGACTCTCAACACGTATGTATGGATGGAAGTGACGGACTGGCCTGCTTGGGAGAGAGCGTTTATGATGGGTCCGTACATCCACCATGTTGCCGGATGCTATGGAAACTACGCCTCGGTTATGAAAGAGGCTTCAAAATATATACAGGGACTGCATTACGAGCAGTTGCCATAGAGGGGAGTTTTGAAATGTCATACTTGTTTAGAGACCAGTCTTGGGTTCAAATCCAGGAGCATGTGGACAAAAAGTCACTCGTGATTCTGCCTGTTGGAACCACAGAGGAGCATGGTCCGCATCTACCTGTCGATACGGATGCACGGATTGCTGAAGCATACGGCAATGCTCTTGCCGAGGCTTTGTCGCCGGATATGCCCGTTCTTGTTATGGACACGGTCAGATACGGCTACTCGATGAAGATCATGAAAAACTGGCCGGGGACAGTGGTTGTTCGTTCACGGGTGTTTATGGATATGATCTTCGACATATGCAAATCGCTTTTCGATATGGGTTTCACCAAGATTGCACTGCTGGACTGCCACGGTCATCACAGCGGCCCGTTAAACACTGTATCGCGTGAGCTTTGTGATGCATGCGATATGGCTATATCGATAATAAATCCTGCCGTTATGTCCAAGGATGAGTTCAATGCAGTCAGGAAATCCGGTCCCGGAGGCGCAATTCATGCATGCGAATGGGAAACATCGCTCGCACTGTATATCAGCCCTGAGGTTGTGGACATGTCCAAAGCTACAAACGAAGACATCATGCGATATCACTCCGATTTTGTGGCGGGAGACAATTTCCTGGGCCACCAGAAAGTGGTCTGGACGAGTTGGTATCTGCAGGACAGTAAAAATGGTGTATATGGCGATCCAACACTGGCCTCAGCCCAGACCGGTAAAGTAATCATGGATGCCGCAGTATCCAATGGTGCTGCATTTCTAAAGGAATTCTGGGAAAGCTAGAGATCAATCAATTTAGGAAACAATTACATTAAGTCGGACTGTGTTGATACCGGCATATGTGCGAGCGGAGAGACAAGACTTTTGTATGCTTTCCGCTCGTTTTGCTTCAGCCGTGGCACTTCGATGTGGATATCTATTCATCGGAGCAGTGGATCTGATTGTGCCTCTGGATCATGCGTGGCGTGCAGGTGCAGTTTTTAAGATGGTCATTCTGGTACATCCGTCTTCACGCTCAGAAACCAATTCTCATGCGGCATTCAGCCAAGCTGAAAACTGTCTGCGAACACTTCAAAAATAAGCGACGGACCGAAGATATCAATCCCGATGTGCCCGTTCAGGTGACAAGCTTGAAAATTTCATCGATTTTACCGACAGCAAGTCCAACGCAGGTATCTGCGGCGCCATAATACATCCATATCTCATCTCCTCGCACGAGCGCGCCGCAAGTAAACACCACTCCCGGCATCAAGCCCTTGAACTCGTAGTCCGCCTCAGGGGCAAATATCCAATCGTCTCCACGAGCGATGACCTTTGTCGGATCGGCCTTGTCGAGCAGTGCCACACCCAGACGGTATATCGATTTGCTGCCCATAGCCTTAGTTCCGTGGTATATAAGTAACCAACCATACTGCGTTTCTATAGGGGGACAGCCGGCACCGATTCGCTCACTGTCCCAGTATGGGCCACCTCTGTTCTCCATCAACAGGCCGGGATCAGTCCAGTCTACAAGGTGTTTGGAAGTCGATGTATAGTAGATGTCTTCCTTTCCTCCGATATCGGGACGGTGGAGCATATAATACCTGTTGCCTATCTTTTTGGGAAATACCGCCGCGTCTTTGTTCGTCGGAATAAAAGCAGGACCCAATCGATTGACTTGATCGAAATCGGATGTGGTGGCAAGTGAAACAGTGGCGCCATGGCGCGAGTAGGCCGTGTATGCAATCACCCATTCGTCTGCGGCGATCTTTGTAACACGCGAGTCTTCGCAGCCCCATTCTTCATGAGGATAGCCCGGCAGAGCAGGCGCCAAAATAGGTTGATCGGCAAACTCCCAACTGTCGACACCGTTATGGCTCCTTGCAACACGAATGTGAGACATTGCATTCTTGCTCTCTATTCTCAGGAGCAGAACGACATCACCGTCATTCTCTGCCACACCCGGGTTCAGCACTGCATTTGCCTCGCAGGGAATGTTATTGACAGTCAAAATAGGACCGGCACCCTGGCGGACGAAATATCTTTTGTTCATCTGTTTTCACTCCCGAGATAAGTCTTTGTGGGTCGAACGATGACGTACATACCCAGTTGCACAATCTCATTACCCCCAATGGTTCAGCGTTTGAATGTCCCACAATCTGGCAAAGAGTAAGCAAATCAGAACTCCTGTGTTGCGATCAACATAATTCATTTTCCGCTAAATTGACTAATAGACTAGGAGTTGCTTGCCCATGACAACAGATGCCCAGATGAACAAAGACTCGATCGACAAACTAGAAAATACCTCTCTTGATGACGTATACAGCCAGTTGAAAACATCTTCAGATGGCATTTCGTCATCCGAAGCTCAGAGCCGAATAGGGCAATATGGATACAATGAGCTGCCCGAAAAAAAGGAAAATCCCATACTGACATTCCTCTCTTATTTCTGGGGTCCGATACCATGGATGATCGAGATCGCAGCTATTCTTTCCGCAATACTTCAGCATTGGACAGACTTCGGACTTATTTGTTTCCTGCTTGCGGCCAATGCACTTGTGGGATTTTGGGAGGAGTTTCAAGCGGGCAATGAAGTTTCCGCGCTCAAGGCAAAATTGGCACTCAAGGCGCGAGCAAAACGGGACGGCAACTGGCAAGAGGTGGAGGCGAGAACACTCGTGCCGGGCGATATCATCCGCCTGCGCATGGGTGATATAGTCCCAGCCGATGCGAAGCTGCTCGAAGGCGACCCTATAAGTGTGGACCAATCGACACTTACCGGTGAGTCACTGCCGGTCGACAAAGCATCCGGCAAGGTGATATTCTCGGGATCGATAGTCAAAAAAGGCGAGGCAGAGGCTGTTATTACCTCCACCGGCGTCAACACATTCTTTGGAAAGACGGCGCAATTGGTCGCCGAAGCACGCACGGAAAGCCATTATCAAAAAGCCGTCATGAAAGTCGGCGACTATCTCATCCTGATCGCAGTCGGGCTGGCAGTCGTGGTGTTCTTCGTTTCGCTCTTCCGTCACGAACCAGTGCTGGATACTCTACAATTCCTGCTGGTTTTGATCGTGGGAGGAATTCCCGCCGCAATGCCGACAGTTTTGTCGGTGACAATGGCTATCGGAGCAAGATGCCTCGCGAAGGAGTCGGCAATCGTTACAAAGCTCTCGAGTGTTGAAGAAATGGCAGGCATCGACGTGCTGTGCTCGGACAAGACCGGCACGCTCACCATGAACCAGCTTGCACTCGGCGACATAGCGCTTATCGAGTCTGCGGACGAAGAGAGTGTAGTTCTTGCCGGAGCACTCGCCTCGCGGGAAGAGGATCAGGACGCAATAGACCTTGCCGTTATTGCGGGGCTCAAAGATAAGGACAGCGTAAAAGGTTATCAGGTTG carries:
- a CDS encoding DeoR/GlpR family DNA-binding transcription regulator produces the protein MNSSVTDVSTRQIEIINKLQDCGSVSVKDLARDFAVSEMTIRRDLARLQNRGLLQRTHGGGAPAGKLKFLQNALLHYTASVTKSAIGELAASLVSPGETIMVDSGSTTLEVARHLPKSLGLTIATTSLCVAQELYGSPIQVMVLGGILRSDFPGLIGPITDSILSNLHVNTLFIGCDGADSQNGFYMSDLNASGQERAMIRVADRVILVTESTKFKRCTFARFAAPYEIDTIITDPGISQTDKANLEEAGVKVLIANTTQS
- a CDS encoding Gfo/Idh/MocA family oxidoreductase gives rise to the protein MESLGVGVIGFGFIGKVHTYGYLNIPLFYNPVPLKTRLVGVATSKDSTAKAAAEQGGFEFGTSDWHELIERDDIQIINICSPNSQHVDQLLAAMKAGKHIYCDKPLIVSDEDAGFIADALADYHAVAQITLQYRFYPATLRAKQMIDDGYLGNIVSFRAAYMHSGSVDPSKPMGWKQLKSEGGGVLRDLGSHILDLMDHLIGPTTDIFAHSRILYPERPDGSGRMVSIEAEDQALMIVKLKKGAVGTIEATKIATGAEDELRFEIHGDKGALRFNLMDPNYLDFYSLDDPEAPLGGERGWRRIATVQKYEKPAGFPGPKFSIGWIRGHMHCLYSFLDSIANGRHAEPSFERGLHLHHMLSAAEKSAATSTWQKLPERKGESI
- a CDS encoding fucose isomerase, with product MKRKKPLLGLCPIGKFVFSHEDALKYKAIIENKLKLWNVDFVGVDDAIADGMVRSQNDVRPVVEYLKQKNIDALFIPHCNFGTEGAAAVIARDLNVPTLLWGPRDEAPMPDGRRLRDTLCGMFATSKVLRKLGVRFTYIENCSPDDDIFRDGVDNFTRAANVVRKMKGMRIGQIGGRIDFFWTTIINESELLERYGIEILPIDMVDFIKDVEELAGRDRDRYIEEIEKTDGKKQLSFDDFDSIDQIINIYAVRDAMLAIAEKYGLDAISVQSFMSICDALGCMIEYSCAMVTDTGVPAACESDIHGAISSVMLQAASFDTEPVFLADLTVRHPQNDNAVLIWHCNFPESLKHPDKPASIGSHWILPGQAPGSCHWEMKEGPITILRFDGDRGEYGAICGQGHSVEGPPTLNTYVWMEVTDWPAWERAFMMGPYIHHVAGCYGNYASVMKEASKYIQGLHYEQLP
- a CDS encoding creatininase family protein, which gives rise to MSYLFRDQSWVQIQEHVDKKSLVILPVGTTEEHGPHLPVDTDARIAEAYGNALAEALSPDMPVLVMDTVRYGYSMKIMKNWPGTVVVRSRVFMDMIFDICKSLFDMGFTKIALLDCHGHHSGPLNTVSRELCDACDMAISIINPAVMSKDEFNAVRKSGPGGAIHACEWETSLALYISPEVVDMSKATNEDIMRYHSDFVAGDNFLGHQKVVWTSWYLQDSKNGVYGDPTLASAQTGKVIMDAAVSNGAAFLKEFWES
- a CDS encoding glycosidase; translated protein: MNKRYFVRQGAGPILTVNNIPCEANAVLNPGVAENDGDVVLLLRIESKNAMSHIRVARSHNGVDSWEFADQPILAPALPGYPHEEWGCEDSRVTKIAADEWVIAYTAYSRHGATVSLATTSDFDQVNRLGPAFIPTNKDAAVFPKKIGNRYYMLHRPDIGGKEDIYYTSTSKHLVDWTDPGLLMENRGGPYWDSERIGAGCPPIETQYGWLLIYHGTKAMGSKSIYRLGVALLDKADPTKVIARGDDWIFAPEADYEFKGLMPGVVFTCGALVRGDEIWMYYGAADTCVGLAVGKIDEIFKLVT
- a CDS encoding aspartate aminotransferase family protein, translating into MHKSNWAKVEPGAVPNIVSETIPGKKSCELNKRGMAHMIGYSSQVILCPVVFEKGHGVTLTDVDGNTYIDFSSGIYVTTLGHCHPKISEAIAFHAKNLMNCHDFNTPIKVALLEKLAEVQPWDLTGIQLYDSGTTAVEAGLRVCRAATGKSEFISCFMDFHGKTGHAVSCGKMNQTNGVGRSQGFYMVPRPYPYRPMFKKPDGSIDTDAYINFYADFIDYATTGNIAAFVLEPVQGWAGSIFPPEDFFPKLRKFCDDRSILLMADEVLTSMGRTGKYFCMEHYDTRPDVTTVGKGFGNGFPVTGMLVSERYKESINKISASTSYGGNPMACAAALASLEVIEEENLLENSSMLGEYFDKRMRQIKQSHPIVGDVRGKGCLLGVELVKDRETKEPFLEAGKLVYQKAFRKGLAWVPAGHILRMSPPIVMGIDIATKGMDIIEEAIAEVEKEFGY